The DNA segment TAAAAGATGGAATCCATCGAGTCGTAAATAATTTATAATACTCAGCGATCTTTGCGTTAACATAGCGAACTCAGCGAATAACCAAATTATCATGAAGAGATACGTATTAGAAGCCGATAAAATGACGATCGAAGAAGTTTTTGGAGTACAAACAGATTCTAAAAGTTTATTCGATCCCAATTTCAATGTGATCCCCGGCACCACGATGCCTGTTATTGTGAAAGATGGAGAGATTCGGGAAGTGGTAAGTTCAGTTTGGGGACTAGATCAAAAAGATGGGAAAGAAGACTTTTTTGAAGTCCCTCAGGAAAGTTTTGAAGACGATAAAAGCCTTCAGCAGTTAGCTAAATCAACTCCCTGCATTATTCCTGCATCCGGATTTTATAAATGGAAGGAAAGGGTAGAAGATCCGCTGCCTTTTTATCTTCGGGTTATTAACCGTGATGTGACGGGGTTTGCCGGAATTTGTACTTCCTATAAAGAAAAAGATGGCCATGTAAAGCACTCCTATGCTGTGATTACAATGAAAGCAAATCCTTTGGTGGAACCTCTAGATAATAGAATGCCTGTAGTTTTAGAAGAGAAAGACTATGGGCTATGGCTTGGTGGCGATGCCCCTGAAATGCTTGAAAATGGCTTTGAAGGGAATTACTTGCTGCCGGATATGTCCGTTGTGAGAGTTCCTGAATTAGTAAATGACTTGTCCAATAACTCGAAAGAGCTTATTCAGCCCATTCCAAAACTGCGCAACTACGACGGCACTGATGAGGACTGAGGAATTAAAAATGTATAATTCAAAATGAAAAATAGAACTGCTAACCCGCTGGTTCTCAATTTTTCATTTTGAATTTTTAATCTCAGTTGGGAGTAGTTCCGGGCTTGCCTTCTTTAGGGTTATCGTAGTAGCGGATGGTTGGATAGGCGAAATCGATGTCATCATGTTCGTCAAAGCGATCGAGTATGGATTCCCAGAGGGCTTGTGAGATGCCTCTGCGCTTTCGGGGGTCGGAGAGATAGCGAATAGATAAATTGATTCCGCTGGCCTTCACGTCAGTGTAAACAATAGGGGTGAGATAGCGATATTGAATGAGGTACGACTTCTCGGCTTTTTTGACTTCTTCCCGAGCCTGCTCAACAAATTCATGCATATTCTCTTCAACCACTTCTTTCAGGATTTCTTTGGCTTTTTTCCAATCACTTTCGAAAGTGACCAGCACGCCAAGTTCATTCCAAATAAACTCAAAGTCACTGGTATAGTTGGCGAGGTCTTCCGTAAATACCTTATGGTTAGGAATGTGAATTACCCTGCCGGTACTTTGGTCTGCATCTACCCAATTGCCTATCTCAAGAATAGTAAACTTAAAGACCCGTATATCAATTACATCTCCTTTAGACGGGCCTATCTGTATGCGATCTCCAATATCAAAGGGTTTTCGCCAAATCAGGAATAGCCAGGCGGCGATGTCGGTAACCGGATCTTTCAGGGCAATAGCGATACCGGCAGAAAGCAATCCTAAAAAAGTACCGAGAGAGCCAAGAGCCTCAAACCAAACCTGACCGAGAATCAAAAAGCCAATAAAAAAGGTGAAGTAGGTAATATTCTTACGCCACTTATAAACACTCTTTTTATCATCAACATTATGCTGAAGAATCCTGATGCCAATAATCCGGATAATCCAAAGCACCAGAATAATAACCAGTGTTTCGACAATCTGTATAGTTAGATTGGGAGAGTTGTTAATAAAACCGAGAATTTCATCTGTTAACTCTTGCATTGATGCTGTTTATTATTTTTGAGTAGCTAATGCTTGGGATAGTATATAAAAATGGATATCTTTGCTCCCTTCTAAAAGATAAGAATCTAATTACATGCTTTATAATATTATTGTAGGAATTATAGCAATCATTTGCTTCCTGTTAATTGTAGTTGTTTTACTGCAACCTGGACAGGGAGGAGGAATCTCTGGAATGGGCGGTGGTGGCGCTCTTGGTGGAGGTGGCGGCGGAGGCCTTGGTGCTCGCCGAACAGCAGATTTGCTATCGAAATCAACAAGTATACTTGCAGCTATTTTTCTGGCCCTTTGCGTATTGGCTAACTTCGCCATTGACCGGGGTCAGGTAAATGAGAGTATTTTACAAGGCGGTGGTCCGGGAGTAAATGCTCCTATTGAATCACCTTCTCAAACGGCACCGGCTATTCCGCAGCAACAGGGGAATACTCAGGATGCTACTGAAGGAGACAGCGAAAACTAAGCGCTGATTCTTCTTAAGAATTTAAAAGCCTCGTTCATTCAGTTAAGCGAGGCTTTTTTTATTGGATTAGATCTCGAGCTTCCAGAAAAGGGTTTTTTAATATGAAACTAAGTGATAGAGACAGGGTTCGGTTAAAATCCGGCGTGGGCTTTTTCGGTACGTTGATTTAAGTCTCGGAGTACATTAAGGTATTCTTTGCTGGGCTCAGGAGTCGTTTTTATATGTTCCGCGATTTTTAAATCCCAACCTGTATGCTCTTGCACTTCCTCCACAGTTACCCCGGGGTGAATACTCTCCAGATAAAATTCCTTGGTTTTAGGATCAGGTTTCAAGATTCCTAAATCCGTAATAATGACGGCCGGACCTTCTCCGCGAATTCCTAAATCTCCCCGTTCACTTCCTCCATTCAAATAACCGGCAGAGGTGATAAAATCAACTTTATCGACAAAAGCTCGTTTTGAGTGACGCATCACTACCAGAGTTTGTTTGGCATTCGATGCTATTTCGGGAGCACCACCGGCACCTGGAAGGCGAATTTTTGGGTTTTCATACTCCCCGATTACGGTTGAATTAATGTTGCCAAATTTATCGATTTGTGCTCCACCTAAAAACCC comes from the Balneola sp. genome and includes:
- a CDS encoding mechanosensitive ion channel protein MscS gives rise to the protein MQELTDEILGFINNSPNLTIQIVETLVIILVLWIIRIIGIRILQHNVDDKKSVYKWRKNITYFTFFIGFLILGQVWFEALGSLGTFLGLLSAGIAIALKDPVTDIAAWLFLIWRKPFDIGDRIQIGPSKGDVIDIRVFKFTILEIGNWVDADQSTGRVIHIPNHKVFTEDLANYTSDFEFIWNELGVLVTFESDWKKAKEILKEVVEENMHEFVEQAREEVKKAEKSYLIQYRYLTPIVYTDVKASGINLSIRYLSDPRKRRGISQALWESILDRFDEHDDIDFAYPTIRYYDNPKEGKPGTTPN
- the secG gene encoding preprotein translocase subunit SecG codes for the protein MLYNIIVGIIAIICFLLIVVVLLQPGQGGGISGMGGGGALGGGGGGGLGARRTADLLSKSTSILAAIFLALCVLANFAIDRGQVNESILQGGGPGVNAPIESPSQTAPAIPQQQGNTQDATEGDSEN
- a CDS encoding 3-oxoadipate--succinyl-CoA transferase subunit B, translated to MAEYTKDEIMTVTAANLLKDGQVCFVGIGLPSAACNLARLTHAPNAVLIYESGTIETNPDVLPLSIGDGELAETASHVIPVPEVFKYWLQAGKVDIGFLGGAQIDKFGNINSTVIGEYENPKIRLPGAGGAPEIASNAKQTLVVMRHSKRAFVDKVDFITSAGYLNGGSERGDLGIRGEGPAVIITDLGILKPDPKTKEFYLESIHPGVTVEEVQEHTGWDLKIAEHIKTTPEPSKEYLNVLRDLNQRTEKAHAGF